The bacterium genomic sequence GGTGCCCCGGGGCTGATACGGGGCCAGCCGGTGACACTCGATGAAGCGGGGGGGCCGCAGGATTTTTTCCACCGCCAGCACCGCGGGGTTGAAGCGTTCGACGTGGCCGACTTGAATCACGACTTTCCGTTCTTCGGCCACCCGGTGGAGTTCCCTGGCCTCGGCCACCGTCACCGTAATCGGTTTCTCGATGAGGAGATGGAACCCGCGCCGGAGCAGTTCGGAAGCGACCTGGAAGTGGCGGTCGGTGGGGACCACCACGCTCACGGCCTCCACGGAGGAGGGGATTTCCTCGATGCCGCCCAGGGCCCTGGTCCCGTACTCGTCGGCCACCGCCCGGGCCCGGGAAAGATCGGAATCGACCACGCCCACCAGCTCGACCCCGGCCAGTTCCGAGTAGATGCGGGCATGCCGCGAGCCCAGATGGCCCACGCCTACTACCGCTGTCCGGACCGCGTCCATCGAATCACTCCATGATCTTGAACATCATCTCGGCCTCGCAGGCCAGCTCTTCTCCGACCAGGGCCCGGGTCCGGACCTGAAGGAGAATGCGGCGCTGGCGGATGACGTCCGATTCCAGGCGAAGCTGGTCGCCGGGGATCACCATCCGGCGGAAGCGGGCCTTGTCCACGGCCAGGAAGAGGCCGACCTTGCCCCGATCCTCGGGTTTCTTGAGAAGGATCAGACCGGAAAGCTGGGCCAGGGCTTCGAGGATCAGAACTCCGGGCATGACCGGACGCCCCGGGAAATGCCCCTGGAAGAACGGCTCGTTCAGGGTCACGTTCTTCAAGCCCACGATTCTGGCGTCTTCTTCGTATTCGATGACCCGATCCACCAGGAGAAAGGGATACCGGTGGGGAAGGTACTCCATAAGCTGGACGATATCGGCGCCGTCGGCCAGAAAGGCCGAACCGCCGGACAGGCGCTCCTCACTCATTGTCTGCCTCCAATATTTTCGAGGCCAGGGCCAGGTTATGAGCGTGCCCCGGCCTCAAGGCCACCACCGTCCCGCGCAAGGGACGGCCCAATAACGCCAGATCCCCGACCAGATCGAGGATCTTGTGCCGGACGAATTCATCGGGGAACCTCAGCCCTTCCTTGGAGATCACGACCTCGCCGTCCAAGACCACCGTGTTCTCCAGGCCGCTCCCCAGGGCTAGGCCCCGCTCGAAGAGAGCCTCGGCCTCCTCCAGCATTCCGAAGGTGCGGGCCGGAGCCACTTCGTCCCGGAATACCTCCGGGTCCAGGGACAGGGAGAGGTACTGGGGGGGAAGGCGGGGGAACGAGACCGCCGCCGCCACCCGCAGGCCCTCCCCGGGAAAAGCCGCCAGCAGACTTTCCCCCCGTTCCCAAAAAACCGCCGACTCGACCGCGAGCGGCTCCCGGGTACCCGGGCAGCCGGCTACGCCGGCTGCCCCGATCAGATCGAGGTAGGGCCGGGCGCTGCCGTCGCCGATCGGCAGCTCCGGCCCGTCGAGGAGAACGAGGACGTCGTCGATCTCCGCTCCGGCCAGAGCGGCCAGGAGGTGTTCGACCGTGAGGATCCGGGCGCCCCCGGGGAGCCCCAGGGTCGTTCCCCGATCGGAGGAAACCACCGCGGAGAGCAGCGCGGGGACGGCGGGCGATCCGGGCAGATCTTCGCGGACGAAGACCGTCCCCGTCCCCGGGGGGGCGGGTTCGAGACGCATCCGGCAGGGTCGTCCGGTATGGACTCCGATCCCCCTCATCCCGACGGGAGAACCAAGCGTCTGTCGGCGCCCTGGCGGCATCGCTACTGCGCGGGCGGCGGCGCCGGCCGGTTGATCACCTCCAGCACCTGATCGGTGATTTCCAGCGCGGGGTCCTTGTAAAACAGGACCTCCCCCCTGAGGATGTAGCTGTAGCCCTGCTCCCGGGCGAAGACCGCTATCTTCGCCTGGATCTCCTCGGAAAGCTCCTGGGTCACCTCCATGATCCGCCCCTGCAGCTGTACTTCGGCCTCGCGGACGAGCTGCCGGAGCGTGAGCTGCTCCCGGAAGATGGCTTCCTTCTTTTTGGCCAGGGCCGTCTCGTTGAGGAGAAGCGCTTTCTGTTCGAGATCGCGCTCCATGGCCTCGATGCCGGCCCGCACCTCTTCTATTTTCGCCTCGGTCCGTTCCTTCTCGCGGACCAGGGGGCTCGATTCGCCCAGCATCTCCTCGGTCCGGTAGTATTCCTTGAAAACCCTCTCGGTATCCACCCACCCCACCCGGCCGGTACCCTCCGCGGCGGCGGCCGCGGCGGCGAAGCCCAGTACCCCCCCCAGTGCGATCGCGAGCGTGCGCATCCGGGTCATAGCGTCTTCCTCCTCATTGATTGCCGCCGTCGGCGGCTACCATTCGTAACCGATGTTGAAATGGAACCGGCCGCCGGTGTCGTTCCAGCCGTCGGGACCGGTTCGGAGCGGCCAACCGTAATCGAGTTTGATGGGGCCGATGGGGAGATAGAGCCGCAGTCCGATCCCGGCTCCGGAGTTCAGGGTTTTGAACCAGTCCCCGCTGAGAATGTCGAAATCCTCGGTCGCGGGCCACCCGACGCCTTCCTCGGTCCATTGCGAATCCACCCAGACGTTTCCGATGTCGCAGAAGAGGGCTCCCCTCACCATTTCGATGATGGGGAAGGTCAGCTCGAACGTTCCCATCAGCATCGAATCGCCGCCGATCGGCTCGTAGTCGCCGTCGTCGGGATCCTGGTAGAACGGCCCCACCTCCCGGTAACGGAACCCCCGGATGGAATTGCCGCCGCCCAGGTAGAACCGTTCGTAGATGGGCACGACGTCGGTATCTCCGTAGGCAGAGGCGGTCCCGGCTCTCATCTTGAACGCCAGCACCCATGTGGGCCACCAGAGTTCGAGGTAATAACTGAAATCGTAGGTGGTCTTGACGTAATCCTTGCTCCCCCCCAGGACTCCTCCGGCGAGTTCGCAGGCGAGAACGTTTTTGGTGCCGCGGGTGGGGATGAGGAAGCTGTCGCGGGTATCGGTGGAAAGCGAGGGGACGATGGAGCTGATCCAGTTCTTCCCCTCCTCCAGGTACAGTTCGGGGAAAGCCCCGTCGGCGATGTCGGAGATGTCCACCTGCTCGAGTCGGTAGATCACCCCCCCCTGGACGATCCAGAAGAGGCGGCGGCGGAAACGCAGGTCGAAGCCCTTGCGGGATTCGTCGTATTCGCTCCAGGCCCGGTCGCGCCGATAGACGTCGAAACCGGCCGAGAGCGGGATTCCGAAGAGCCAGGGTTCGGTGAAACTCAGCTCGTAGAGGCTCCGTTCCGTGCCCAGTTCGCCGCGCAGGCGCAGTTTCTGTCCTCCCCCCATGAAGCCGTTGGCGGGGTTGAGGATATCGACGTTGCTCTGGGAGATTTCGGCATAACCGATAAAGTCGTCGATGGAGCTGTAACCGAAACCGAACATGAACTGCCCGGTCTTCTTCTCGGTCACCTTGACCACCAGGTCCTTCTGCCCCGGATCACGGGCGGGGACCTGGTCGATGACCACCGTTTCGAAATAGCCCAGGTTAAGCAGCCTCTCCCGGCTGCGGCGCACCCGAACCCCGTCATAGACGTCTCCGGGCCGCACCCCCATTTCCCGGCGGATGACCACGTCCTTGGTGATCTCGTTGCCCTCGATATCGATCCGGTCGATGAAGGAAATATCCCCTTCCGAGATCTGGTAGGTCAGGTCCATCCGTTCGGTGGCGGGGTTATAGGACTGGACGGGACGGATGTCGGCGTCCATGTAACCGCGGGACTGGTAGAAATCGAGCAGGGATCGGTAATCGTTGCGCAGGGACATGGGGGAGAAGACGGTGCCGTCGATCATGGTCAGGCGCCCCTGCAGCTCCTCGGCGGAGAACCGTTCGTTGCCGCGGACGGTCACCTGCCCGGTGTGGTACTGCTCCCCCTCCTCGAGATGGATGACCAGCTTCAGGCGGCGGCCGTCGGGGGTGTAATCGTAGTCGACGTCGAGGATCCTGGCGTCCAGGTACCCGTGCTCGCGGTAGTAGAGGATGATCCGTTCCTGGTCCAGGTCGAACTCCGAAGCCGTCAGAATCCCGGAGTGGAAGGGGAAGGACTTGGCGGTGGTCTGCATGACGTCTTCGAGGTCGCCGGGCTTGATCGCCCGGGCCCCGTCGAAGACGATTTCGCTGATCCGGACTTCGTCCCCCTCGGAGATGTTGAAGAAGACGGTGACCTCGCCGGTGTCCGGTATCGGTTTGACCTGGGTCTCCACCGCCGCGTTGAGGTACCCTTCCTTGCGGTAGAGCTCGACGATCTTCTCCTCGTCTTTCTTGAGGACGGCCTGGTCGAGGATCTTTCCGGGGGCGGTCGCGGTCTCCTCGGCCAGGTCGTCGGCGTCGAACTCGCGGTTCCCCTCGTAATAGACCTTGTTCACCAGCGGTCGTTCCTCGACCACGATCGTGACTTCGACAGCGCCCGGCGTCTCTTCCTCGACATCGAAGCGCACCGAGGAAAACGGGCCCCATTCGCTCAGGCGCTTCAGATCGGCGTTGACCGTCTCCTGGGAATAGGGTTCTCCGGCGCGGGTCTTGACCCGGGCCAGGATCGAAGAAGCGGCCAGGCGCCGGTTCCCGGCGACCGCGACCGCGGTCACCGTTTTTTCCCGCGCGGACCGGGCCGGCGGCGGGAAGGCGCCGAACAGGCCCGCGACGAAGATGAGCAACACCGCCCCCGCCAACGGGTTATTCGCCGACGGCCGCATATTCCTCAAAACGGGTATAATCCTCGAGAAAGACAAGTTTCCTCTCCCCGGTGGGTCCGTTGCGTTGCTTGGCCAGGTTCAGGTAGGCCAAATTCTTATCTTCGGGACGGTTGTCCATAAGATCGGGGTAGACAGCGGGCCGCATCAGCAGAAAAACCACGTCCGCGTCCTGCTCGATCGCTCCCGACTCCCTCAGGTCGGAGAGCATGGGTTTATGGTCCCGTCTGCCCTCCGCCTCCCGGTTGAGCTGCGAGAGCACCAGAACGGGGATATCCAGTTCCCGGGCCAGCGCCTTGAGCGAGCGGGAGATGTCGGAAACCTCCTGCTGGCGGCTGTCGGGCCTGGTTCCGGCCGCCTGCATCAGCTGGAGGTAGTCGATGACGATCAGCCCGACGTCGAACTTGGCCTTCATGATCCTGGCCTTGGCCCTGATCTCCAGGTTGTTCATCCCCGGGTTGTCGTCGATGTAGATCGGGGCATCCGAGAGGGCGCTGCAGGCGTGAACCAGTTTTTCCAGTCCCTGCTGGGAGAGGAAGCCCTGCCGCAGGTTCTGGGCGTTGACCCGGGCGTGGGCGCACAGAAGCCTCATGACCAGCTGCTGGCGCGACATTTCCAGGCTGAAGATCCCCACCGGAACCTTGTCGCGCACGGCCGCATGCTCGGCGATATTGAGCGCGAGGGCGGTCTTCCCCATCGAAGGACGGGCGGCCAGCACCACCAGGTCGGAGGGCTGGAGCCCGCAGGTCATGGAGTCGATGGTCTTGAACCCGGTGCCGACGCCCGTGAGCATCCCCGCCGAGCGCTGGAGGCTTTCGACCTGCTCCATCGCCCGTTTCACCAGAACCCGCATCGGGACCATGGTGTCGCGGAGACGCCGCTGGGTCAGCTCGAAAATCCTCTTTTCGGCGTTGTCGAGCACCTCCTCGGAAGCGACTCCCCGGCAGTGACAGGAGGTGACGATGTCGGTGGCGATGTTTCCCAGGCTCCGCAACAGGGCTTTTTCCTGGATGATTTCCAGATAGGCATCGAGGTGGGCGGTGGTGGGGAGATAGTTGAAGAGGGTGGAGAGAAACGCCCCCCCGCCGACCCGATCCAGGGACCCGGCCGACTTGAGGTGCTCGGTCAGGGTAAGCAGGTCCACGGGTTTGCCCCGATCGGCCAACGCCACCACCGCTTCGAAGATGGCGCGGTGGGGGTCGAGGTAGAAACAGCCGGCGTCGACCTTCTCCACCACCCGGGGGATAACGTCCTTGTCCAGCAGCATCGCCGCCAGGACGCCCATCTCCGTCTCCCGGCTGTGCGGCACTTCCCTGCCCTGGGGGAAGGATGCCTGTCCCTGGTCTTCCATGACCGACCGGTTACTCCTTGACCACCCAGATCTTGACGTCGGCGTTCACGTCGGGAGCGACCCGGACCGGAACCGTGTAGATGCCCAGTTTCTTGATCGGATCCTCCAGCAGCACCTGCTTGCGGTCGACTTCGTAACCCTCGGCGGCGAGCGCCTCCGCGATATCCCCCGCGGTGACGGAACCGAAAAGCCGGTCTTCTTCGCCCGCGGCCACGGTCAGGGTGATCGAAACCTCGCTGAGCTTGGCGGCCGACTCCCGGGCCGCGTCCAGGCGCCGGGCCGCCTCCTTCAAGCGCCGGGCCCGCAGCTGTTCCTGCAGCTTGACCGCGTGGTCGGTTACGGCCTGGGCGAGCCGGCGCGGGAAGAGGTAGTTCCGGGCATACCCCGGAGCGACCTCCGCCACCGTCCCGGCCTCGCCCAGCCGGGGGTGGTCCTGAGTAAGAATAACCTTCATGCGTCAACCTCCCGAAACCTTACTCCCCCACGTAGGGAAGCAGGGCGATGTAGCGGGCGCGTTTCACCGCCAAGGCCAGCTGACGCTGGTGCTTGGCGCACGTCCCGGTGATTCTCCGGGTCAATATTTTGCCCTGTTCGGTGATGAAATTCCGCAGCATTTCCACGTCCTTGTAGTCGATCGAAGCCTGGGTGGTGCAGAAATGACACTTTTTGCGGGCATACGTTTTCTTTTTCCTGGATTTTCTCAATGCAGGCATGGATTCCTCCGTTACGGTCAGAAGGGGATATCGTCTCCTCCATCCGGGGCCATTCCCGGAGGAGGCGTGTAACCGGTCCCGTCGTCCGGATAGACCTCGTCGTGCATGGTCGGCGGCGCGGGATAGTCGTCACCCGATTTCGGACCCGGGCCCGACCCGGCGGAGAGAAACTGCACCCGCAAGGCCGTGACCTTGTGCCGGCTGCGCTTCTGCCCGTCCTGGCTCTCCCAGGTGTGATATTTCAGGCGCCCTTCGACCAGAACCGGACTGCCTTTCTTGAGGTACTGGCCGCAGTTTTCCGCCTGGCGACCCCAGGTTTCGATCTCGATGAAGCAGACATCTTCCCGGGGTTCGCCGTCGCGGGAACGGTAGGTGTGGTTGACGGCGAGTCCGAAGGAACATACCGCCGTCCCCTGGGGGGTGTAGCGGACTTCGGGATCGCGGGTCAGGTTCCCGGCCAGGATCACGTTGTTGACATTTACCATCGTTTACCTCCTTGCGCCGCCCCGCGGCGCCGACAAACAACCCCTATTCCGCATCGGACTCCGGGGGTCTTCCGTCATCGTCATCGTCCCCCTCGTCGTCCCCGGAGCCGGACTCGTCCTCGTCGTCTCGGCGCGACAAAGGCCGGAGGGGACGGGAGGGGCGAGTTTCCGCGCCCTCGTCGATCCGGACTTCGACCGGAGCCTTGGCTCTTAAAATCAAAGCCCGGACCACGGCCGAATTGAGCTTCATGCTCGCGCGCAGCGGTTCGAGACCGGCGGGATCGGCGGAAAAGTACACCAGCAGGTAGACGCCGTCGGCGGTTTCACCGATAGGATAGGCTAAACGCCGGCGGCCCATCGGGTGTACCGACGATATCTTCCCCCCGATCTTCTCGATCTCGTTCCCGACCACTTCCTCCGGCTGGGGCCGGTCCTCGCCGACCTCGCCGGGGGCCAGGATACATACCATTTCATAGTGGTTCAACTGGCTCCTCCTTTTTCTTCGCCCGGGCCGTTTTCCGGCCCCGGGTTGTACTCGCTCATGGCTTTTTCCAATCCGTATTCGAGGACGACGCCCACGGCCTCGACGGCGCGCTCGATCGCCCGGCGGTAGACCGCGATCTCTTCATCCCCCGCCTCGCCCAGGACGTGCCCGGTCAGGTCGTTCCGGGCCCCGCCCCCGATCCCGATTCTCAACCGGGGGAATTCCCTGGTCCCCAGCGTCCCGATAACCGATTCCAGACCGTGATGGCCTCCCGCGCCGCCGCCGGCGCGGATCCGCAGCCGGCCCGCCGGCAGGTTCACGTCGTCGACGGCCACCAGCAGTTCCGTCGGGGGCACCTTGAAATAATCGATCACGGTCCGCAGGGGGGGGCCGCTGTTGTTCATGAACCCCGCGGGCTTGATCAGAATCAAACGGTGGCCTCTCCAGGTCCCCTCGCCGGTCCAGGCGGCGAAGCGGAAACGCTTCTTCCAGGAGATCCCCCCCTCCCGGGCCAGGGCGTCCACCAGCCAGAAGCCGGCGTTGTGCCGCGTTCTCCGGTAGCGTTCGCCCGGGTTGCCGAGACCGGCGATTGCTTTCAAGATCACGACTTCGCTTCTTCCTCCTCCGCCGGCGGCGGGGTTTCTCCTTCCGCGGCTTCGGCGCCTTCCTCGGCCTCCTCGGCTACCGCCGCCCGGCTGGTGGTGATGGTGAAGACTCCCTGTTCGGGGTCGGTGACGAGGACGACCCGGTCCGGCAGAACGAGGTCTCCCGCGGTCAGGACATCCCCGATCTCGAGGGCGCTGACGTCGACTCTGATCTCGTCGGGAAGATCGGAAGGAACGCAGCGGACCTCGATCTCCCGAAGCAGGTGTTCGAGGATGCCCCCGTCACGGGTGACCCCGATCGCTTCCCCGACCTCGACCACCGGGATCTCGGCGGTCAGTTGCTGCCCCTTGGCGACTCTCTGCAGGTCGATGTGGAGAATCTGGTGAGAGATATAGTGGAGCTGGACCTCCTTGACCATGGCCAGGGTTTCGGCTTCGCCTTCCAGGGACAGTTCCAGAAGCTGGTTTTCGTGAACGCCGGCGCGGACCGCGTCCTCGTCCCTGACGGCGACGGACCGGACGCCTTCCCTGCCTCCGTAAACCACGGCGGGAATCAGTCCCTGGCGGCGGAGACGGCGGGGGTTGCTCCCCCCGGTAAGGTCGCGAGCGACCGCTGTGAGCTTGGCATGTTCGGCCATTTTCTTCTCCTTGCTACCCGGTTATTCCTGATGATCGAACAGAATGCTGATCGGGGTATTGTCGTGAATCCTTCGGATCGCCCCCCCCAGCATCTCGGCGACCGAAACCACGTGAAACCGGTCGGACCCGAGCGCGTCCTCCTTGAGGGGGATGGTGTCGGTGACCCAGATATCGTCCATGGGCGAATCGAGCAGGGCGGCGACGGCATCGCCCGCCAGCACCGGATGGGTGACCGCGACCGAGATCCGACGGGCTCCCTTCTCCTTGAGCGTCCGGATGGCGGTGGCCAGCGAGGTGCCGGTCGAAACCAGGTCGTCGATCACCAGGATATCGCTTCCGGAGACTTCTCCGATCACGTTCCTGACCTCGGTATGGCGGTCGCCGAGGCGCCGTTTGTCCACCACCGCCAGGGGCCGGTCCAGGTGCTTGGCGAAATGCTTGGCGATCTTGATGCCTCCGACGTCGGGCGAGACCACCACCAGGTTGTTGAGGGCGCCCCCGGCGAAGGCGTGGCGGAAATGGCGGATGAAGACGGGAGCGGCGTAGAGGTGGTCGACGGGGATATCGAAGAAACCCTGGATCTGGGGAGCGTGCAGATCGATGGTCAGAAGTCGATCGGCCCCGGCCGCCACGATCAGGTTGGCGACCAGCTTGGCGCTGATCGGAACCCGGGGCCGATCCTTGCGGTCCTGGCGGCCGTACCCGTAAAAGGGCAGCACCGCCGTGATCCTGGTGGCGGAAGCCCGTTTGAGGGCATCGATCATCACCAGCAGCTCCATCAGGTTCTCGTTGGTGGGCGGCGAGGTCCCCTGGATCAGGAACACGTCTCCCCCGCGGACCGGCTCGGAGATCTGGACCCGGACCTCGCCCTCCGGGAACCGGCCGACCTCGGCGGGAGAAAGCTCGACTCCGATCGATTCGGCGATCCGGGCCGCCAGGCCCGGGTTGGCGTTCCCGGTGAAGATCATGAGCTTGTGGTTTCTCATCGTCATTCCCCCCTGTTGGCCGGCGCACCCGAGCGCACGGCGCCGTCGGCGATCTTTTCCCCCGCGCAAACCCGGACGAACGGCCCCAGCCGGCAGCCGCGGCCGATGACCGCGCCGGTTTCGACGGCGGCGAACGGCCCCAAAACGGTGTCGGGGCCGACCTCGATTCCCGCCTCCAGGTAGACCGTCTCCGGGCAGAGAACGGTCACCCCGTTCTCCCACAACCGGGCGCAGGCCCGGGCTTGAAACACCTTTTCCGCCTCCGCCAGCTGGCGGCGGGAATTGACGCCCAGAATCTCGGAAGCGGGCACCGACATGGTCCCGACCGGCGCGCCCGAATTCACCAGCAGGTGAACGGCATCGGTCAGGTAGTATTCCCCCTGGCGGTTGCGGTTCCCGATCTTTTCCAGGACGTCCCAAACCGCCGGGGAGGAGAAACAGTATATCCCGCTGTTGATCTCCCGGATATCCTTCTGGGCGGCGTCGGCCTCGACGTCTTCGACGATCTTCCGGACCAGACCGTCTTCCCCCCGGACGATCCGGCCGTATCCCCGGGGAACGTCGACGACGGAACCGAGCACGGTGGCGGCCCAGCCCCGCTCCCGGTGGAGAGCCAGGAGCCCGGCCACGGTTTCGGGACGGATCAGCGGGACATCCCCGCAGAGGACCACGACCTCCCCCTCCAGCCCCCGAAGGCGGGGGGCCGCCCGGCGCAGCGCGTCCCCCGTTCCCAGCTTCTCGTCCTGGATCACCGCTTCGGCGCGGCCCCGCAGTATCTCTTCGAGGGCGGGAGTCCGGGGGGGGATCACCGCCAACAGAGCCGAAGGGCCGGCCGCCGCCGCCGCGTCCAGAACATGAGCCAGGAGGGGACGCCCTCCCAGAAGGTGGGCGATCTTGGGCAGGGAACTCTTCATCCGTTTCCCCTCCCCCGCGGCCAGAATGACGCAGGCGCAGCTGCTGGCGTTTTTCTTCGACATCTCTCTTCCTTAATAACCGGCGGGCGACCGGCCGCGCACCGGACCTGCGGAGTCCGGGTCCAAGGAGAGCGCTCGCGGAAAAGCCACCGGCCGGGGACGCGCCGGAACGCTCCCCGAAAAATCGGTGCCGGTGACTGCCCGGCGAGGGCTCGAACCTCGAAACTCGGCTCCAAAGGCCGATGTGTTGCCAATTACACCACCGGGCATACAATCGGAGCCTTACCAGGTTCGGCTCGCTGCGCGCGGCGCGGAAGCCTCTTCTGGGCAGACATTGCGGGCGTATCTTACCATCCGCCCCCCCTCCGTCAAGGGGAATATCCTCAGCCGGAAACCGGGGGGGGAACGCGGTTGGAGGCGACCGCGACGAAGACGGACGGCCCCAGCGCCCGGCGCGCTTCGCGCCCGACCGCTTCGGCCTCTTCCCGGGACCGGGCCAAGCCGACGACGGTCGCCCCCGACCCCGCCAGGACGGCGCCCAGTTCCAGCCGCCCGCGGAGGAAATCGATCACTTCGACCACGTCGGGGCGGTGGCGGCGGGCTACCTCCTCGAAGACGTTGTAGATCGAACGGGCCAGCGCCTCCAGGTCCCCCCCCTCCAGGGCCGCCAGCAGCGGCTCCACTCCGGGGGGACGGCGGGGGGGAAGACGGTCGATCTCCCCGTAAGCCCAGGCGGTGGGAAGGGGCGCGCCGGGGTTGACCAGCACCGCCTGCAGGGGGGGCGCCGGCGGCAGCGGGGCGACCGCCTCCCCCCGCCCGCGGCAGAGAGAGGTGGCGGGATGGAGAAAAAACGCCGGGTCTGAACCGAGTTCGGCGCAGATCTCTTCGAGCAGCCCCGGCGGCGGCGGCAGGCCCCAGAGGCGGCAGGCACCGGCGAGGGCGGCGGCGGCGTCGGAACTGCCCCCCCCCAACCCGGCGGCGGCGGGGATGCGTTTGCCGATGGAAACCCTGATGCCGGCGGCGACGCCGAGCCGGCGGCGCAGCAGTTCCAGCCCCCGGTAGGCCAGGTTCCCGGGACCGTCGGGAACGTCGTCACGGTCGGCGGTGACCGTTATCCCCGCTCCGGCCGGTTCGAGGACGAGGACGTCGGCGAGATCGAGCGGCTCCATCACCGTGATCACCTCGTGGTAGCCGTCGGGACGGCGGGAAAGCACGTCCAGGTAGAGGTTGAACTTGCAGGGAGCCAGAAGGCGGAGAACGGAGGGGGTCATGGGGAAGGAGCGGACCCGGGAGCCGCGGGAAGGCCTTCCTCGATCTTGAGCTCCAGGCGTTCGGGGTGCTCCGGTTCCGCTTCCAGGGCGCGGCGCCAGTAATCGCGGGCCGCGGCGTCTTCTCCCAGGCGGAAACTGGCGTCCCCCAGATGTT encodes the following:
- the fabZ gene encoding 3-hydroxyacyl-ACP dehydratase FabZ, which encodes MSEERLSGGSAFLADGADIVQLMEYLPHRYPFLLVDRVIEYEEDARIVGLKNVTLNEPFFQGHFPGRPVMPGVLILEALAQLSGLILLKKPEDRGKVGLFLAVDKARFRRMVIPGDQLRLESDVIRQRRILLQVRTRALVGEELACEAEMMFKIME
- the lpxC gene encoding UDP-3-O-acyl-N-acetylglucosamine deacetylase; its protein translation is MPPGRRQTLGSPVGMRGIGVHTGRPCRMRLEPAPPGTGTVFVREDLPGSPAVPALLSAVVSSDRGTTLGLPGGARILTVEHLLAALAGAEIDDVLVLLDGPELPIGDGSARPYLDLIGAAGVAGCPGTREPLAVESAVFWERGESLLAAFPGEGLRVAAAVSFPRLPPQYLSLSLDPEVFRDEVAPARTFGMLEEAEALFERGLALGSGLENTVVLDGEVVISKEGLRFPDEFVRHKILDLVGDLALLGRPLRGTVVALRPGHAHNLALASKILEADNE
- a CDS encoding OmpH family outer membrane protein, with protein sequence MTRMRTLAIALGGVLGFAAAAAAAEGTGRVGWVDTERVFKEYYRTEEMLGESSPLVREKERTEAKIEEVRAGIEAMERDLEQKALLLNETALAKKKEAIFREQLTLRQLVREAEVQLQGRIMEVTQELSEEIQAKIAVFAREQGYSYILRGEVLFYKDPALEITDQVLEVINRPAPPPAQ
- the bamA gene encoding outer membrane protein assembly factor BamA → MRPSANNPLAGAVLLIFVAGLFGAFPPPARSAREKTVTAVAVAGNRRLAASSILARVKTRAGEPYSQETVNADLKRLSEWGPFSSVRFDVEEETPGAVEVTIVVEERPLVNKVYYEGNREFDADDLAEETATAPGKILDQAVLKKDEEKIVELYRKEGYLNAAVETQVKPIPDTGEVTVFFNISEGDEVRISEIVFDGARAIKPGDLEDVMQTTAKSFPFHSGILTASEFDLDQERIILYYREHGYLDARILDVDYDYTPDGRRLKLVIHLEEGEQYHTGQVTVRGNERFSAEELQGRLTMIDGTVFSPMSLRNDYRSLLDFYQSRGYMDADIRPVQSYNPATERMDLTYQISEGDISFIDRIDIEGNEITKDVVIRREMGVRPGDVYDGVRVRRSRERLLNLGYFETVVIDQVPARDPGQKDLVVKVTEKKTGQFMFGFGYSSIDDFIGYAEISQSNVDILNPANGFMGGGQKLRLRGELGTERSLYELSFTEPWLFGIPLSAGFDVYRRDRAWSEYDESRKGFDLRFRRRLFWIVQGGVIYRLEQVDISDIADGAFPELYLEEGKNWISSIVPSLSTDTRDSFLIPTRGTKNVLACELAGGVLGGSKDYVKTTYDFSYYLELWWPTWVLAFKMRAGTASAYGDTDVVPIYERFYLGGGNSIRGFRYREVGPFYQDPDDGDYEPIGGDSMLMGTFELTFPIIEMVRGALFCDIGNVWVDSQWTEEGVGWPATEDFDILSGDWFKTLNSGAGIGLRLYLPIGPIKLDYGWPLRTGPDGWNDTGGRFHFNIGYEW
- the dnaB gene encoding replicative DNA helicase; translation: MEDQGQASFPQGREVPHSRETEMGVLAAMLLDKDVIPRVVEKVDAGCFYLDPHRAIFEAVVALADRGKPVDLLTLTEHLKSAGSLDRVGGGAFLSTLFNYLPTTAHLDAYLEIIQEKALLRSLGNIATDIVTSCHCRGVASEEVLDNAEKRIFELTQRRLRDTMVPMRVLVKRAMEQVESLQRSAGMLTGVGTGFKTIDSMTCGLQPSDLVVLAARPSMGKTALALNIAEHAAVRDKVPVGIFSLEMSRQQLVMRLLCAHARVNAQNLRQGFLSQQGLEKLVHACSALSDAPIYIDDNPGMNNLEIRAKARIMKAKFDVGLIVIDYLQLMQAAGTRPDSRQQEVSDISRSLKALARELDIPVLVLSQLNREAEGRRDHKPMLSDLRESGAIEQDADVVFLLMRPAVYPDLMDNRPEDKNLAYLNLAKQRNGPTGERKLVFLEDYTRFEEYAAVGE
- the rplI gene encoding 50S ribosomal protein L9, which codes for MKVILTQDHPRLGEAGTVAEVAPGYARNYLFPRRLAQAVTDHAVKLQEQLRARRLKEAARRLDAARESAAKLSEVSITLTVAAGEEDRLFGSVTAGDIAEALAAEGYEVDRKQVLLEDPIKKLGIYTVPVRVAPDVNADVKIWVVKE
- a CDS encoding single-stranded DNA-binding protein, whose protein sequence is MVNVNNVILAGNLTRDPEVRYTPQGTAVCSFGLAVNHTYRSRDGEPREDVCFIEIETWGRQAENCGQYLKKGSPVLVEGRLKYHTWESQDGQKRSRHKVTALRVQFLSAGSGPGPKSGDDYPAPPTMHDEVYPDDGTGYTPPPGMAPDGGDDIPF
- the rpsF gene encoding 30S ribosomal protein S6, producing the protein MNHYEMVCILAPGEVGEDRPQPEEVVGNEIEKIGGKISSVHPMGRRRLAYPIGETADGVYLLVYFSADPAGLEPLRASMKLNSAVVRALILRAKAPVEVRIDEGAETRPSRPLRPLSRRDDEDESGSGDDEGDDDDDGRPPESDAE
- the pth gene encoding aminoacyl-tRNA hydrolase — translated: MILKAIAGLGNPGERYRRTRHNAGFWLVDALAREGGISWKKRFRFAAWTGEGTWRGHRLILIKPAGFMNNSGPPLRTVIDYFKVPPTELLVAVDDVNLPAGRLRIRAGGGAGGHHGLESVIGTLGTREFPRLRIGIGGGARNDLTGHVLGEAGDEEIAVYRRAIERAVEAVGVVLEYGLEKAMSEYNPGPENGPGEEKGGAS
- a CDS encoding 50S ribosomal protein L25 — protein: MAEHAKLTAVARDLTGGSNPRRLRRQGLIPAVVYGGREGVRSVAVRDEDAVRAGVHENQLLELSLEGEAETLAMVKEVQLHYISHQILHIDLQRVAKGQQLTAEIPVVEVGEAIGVTRDGGILEHLLREIEVRCVPSDLPDEIRVDVSALEIGDVLTAGDLVLPDRVVLVTDPEQGVFTITTSRAAVAEEAEEGAEAAEGETPPPAEEEEAKS
- a CDS encoding ribose-phosphate pyrophosphokinase — its product is MRNHKLMIFTGNANPGLAARIAESIGVELSPAEVGRFPEGEVRVQISEPVRGGDVFLIQGTSPPTNENLMELLVMIDALKRASATRITAVLPFYGYGRQDRKDRPRVPISAKLVANLIVAAGADRLLTIDLHAPQIQGFFDIPVDHLYAAPVFIRHFRHAFAGGALNNLVVVSPDVGGIKIAKHFAKHLDRPLAVVDKRRLGDRHTEVRNVIGEVSGSDILVIDDLVSTGTSLATAIRTLKEKGARRISVAVTHPVLAGDAVAALLDSPMDDIWVTDTIPLKEDALGSDRFHVVSVAEMLGGAIRRIHDNTPISILFDHQE